The genomic window GATAACTTCAACTATCTCATCTAAAGAAGCACTGTCCACCGCAGCAATTTTATCTCTCGATGGCATTCGGAACCATAAACGATGCCATAGCAAACTGGTCTGTTCCCTTAGGCCAAAAGGTCGTCTGAAAACCCGATTCCAAGTTTTCAGACGACCTTCCAGTATTGCTGTTGCCAACAGATTACTTGGGCTGCCAAGAGTCTTTCAGCGTGACCGTGCGGTTGAACACGGGCTGCTCGGGGCGGTGGTCTTTGCGGTCGGTCACGAAATAGCCCAAACGTTCAAACTGCCAACGGCTTTCGGCGGGCAGGTTTTTGGCTGCGGGTTCGGCGTAGGCGGTGATTTCCTTAATGGATTCTGGGTTGAGGAAATCGGTAAACGGCAGGTATTCGCCGTCTTCGCCGCGCACGGCATCGGGACGCTCGACGGTAAAGAGGCGGCCATACAGGCGGACTTTGATTTCGGCGGCGTGTTCGGCGGAAACCCAGTGAATCACGCCTTTGACTTTTCTGCCTTCGGGATTTTTGCCCAAGGTGTCATGGTCGATGCTGCATTTGAGTTCGACCACATTGCCTGCCGCGTCTTTTACGACTTCATCGCACTTGATGACATAGCCGTGACGCAGGCGTACTTCGCCGCCCGGGGTCAGGCGTTTGAAGCCTTTGGGCGGATTTTCGGCAAAGTCGTCTGCCTCGATGTAGATGGTTTGGGACACGGGGATTTCACGCTCGCCCATTTCTTCGTGATTGGGGTGGAACGCGGCGCGGCGGCTTTGGGTTTTGCCGGCTTCAAAGTTGGTCAGGGTCACTTTGAGCGGGTTCAAGACTGCCATCAGGCGCGGGGCGGAGTTTTCCAGCTCTTCGCGAATCGCGCCTTCCAACACGCTCATATCGACGATGTTTTCAGATTTGGAAATACCGGCACGTTTGGCAAACAGACGCAGGCCTTCGGGCGTGTAGCCGCGGCGGCGCATACCGGAAATGGTGGGCATACGCGGGTCGTCCCAGCCGGCAACGTGGCCGTCTGAAACCAGTTGGTTCAGCTTGCGTTTGGAGGTGATGGAATACAAAAGCTCTAAACGGGAAAACTCGTATTGGCGCGGTGGCAAAAAAAATAACTTACTACGCAATTTGTTAATTTCATTGATCAGCACATTAAATGAAAACAAAATTTCAAAATCACGTCGAATATTCCCTGAAAAAGAGGATCTCCATTGCTCATACTCATGCTCATACTCAACAAATAATCCATCAGAGTCTTGTCCTAATCGTGGAATATATACCTGATGCATTAAAACATTATACATTTCAGTAGATTCAGCTTGATGAAATTTCTCAATCTCAGTTAATAATTCTTTTTGTAAGCTGTTGATTCTCTGATCTTCATAGTTATCACTACTTAGTAAGCGCAACTTATTTCCATTTGAAATTAAATTATTAAGTGTATCAGAGACATCTTCATCCAAGTTCTTAAGTTCTGATAAGTTCAAAGAATCAACATAATTTTTATTATTTTTCCTATATTTTTCTATGCACTCAGATAAATCATAATAAATAGTACACACAAGATTTAGAATCGCTCTAAACAATTTTTTAATTAGTTCAACATATACTCTATCATCATTAACATTCTTGAATTTTTCAGGTTTCTTTTCATTGAAAAAACTTCTAAGAGAGTTAATTTCCGACATAATCCTATCTATATTATCTAGAATTTTTCTCATTAAAACAGTTGGTGGAATATTATTGAGCACCCAGTCGTACAGCGGGCGGTGGGCTTCAAATTCGAGCGTACACAAGGAATGCGTGATGCCTTCGATGGCGTCGGAAATGCAATGCGTGTAGTCGTACATCGGGTAGATGCACCATTTGTCGCCGGTGTTGTGGTGATGGGCGCGGCGGATGCGGTAGATGACGGGGTCGCGCATATTGATGTTGCCTGATGCCATGTCGATTTTCAGGCGCAGGGTTTTGCTGCCGTCGGGGAATTCGCCGTTTTTCATGCGCGTGAACAGGTCGAGGTTTTCTTCGACGCTGCGGTCGCGGTAAGGACTGTTTTTGCCCGCTTCGGTCAGCGTACCGCGATATTCACGCATTTCTTCGGGCGTCAAATCATCAACATACGCTTTGCCGTCTTTGATTAAACCGACGGCGTAGTCGTAAAGCTGGTCGAAATAATTGGAAGCGAAACGCGGCTCGCCCGCCCAATGAAAGCCCAACCACTCAACGTCTTCTTTGATGGCGTTGACGTATTCGTCGTTTTCTTTTTCAGGGTTGGTATCGTCGAAACGCAGGTTGCACAAGCCGTCGTAAATATATGCCAAACCGAAGTTCAGGCAGATGGATTTGGCGTGGCCGATGTGCAGGTAGCCGTTGGGTTCGGGCGGGAAGCGGGTTTGGATGGCTTCGTGTTTGCCGCTTTTTAAGTCTTCTTCGATGATGGTGCGGATGAAATGGTTGTCCGCGAATTGGTCTTTATTGAGCATAATGGTTCTTTATTGGGAAGGGATTGGGTTTCAGACGACATATTTATAAAAAGTCGTCTGAAAAGGGCTTTAT from Neisseria sp. DTU_2020_1000833_1_SI_GRL_NUU_006 includes these protein-coding regions:
- a CDS encoding glutamine--tRNA ligase yields the protein MLNKDQFADNHFIRTIIEEDLKSGKHEAIQTRFPPEPNGYLHIGHAKSICLNFGLAYIYDGLCNLRFDDTNPEKENDEYVNAIKEDVEWLGFHWAGEPRFASNYFDQLYDYAVGLIKDGKAYVDDLTPEEMREYRGTLTEAGKNSPYRDRSVEENLDLFTRMKNGEFPDGSKTLRLKIDMASGNINMRDPVIYRIRRAHHHNTGDKWCIYPMYDYTHCISDAIEGITHSLCTLEFEAHRPLYDWVLNNIPPTVLMRKILDNIDRIMSEINSLRSFFNEKKPEKFKNVNDDRVYVELIKKLFRAILNLVCTIYYDLSECIEKYRKNNKNYVDSLNLSELKNLDEDVSDTLNNLISNGNKLRLLSSDNYEDQRINSLQKELLTEIEKFHQAESTEMYNVLMHQVYIPRLGQDSDGLFVEYEHEYEQWRSSFSGNIRRDFEILFSFNVLINEINKLRSKLFFLPPRQYEFSRLELLYSITSKRKLNQLVSDGHVAGWDDPRMPTISGMRRRGYTPEGLRLFAKRAGISKSENIVDMSVLEGAIREELENSAPRLMAVLNPLKVTLTNFEAGKTQSRRAAFHPNHEEMGEREIPVSQTIYIEADDFAENPPKGFKRLTPGGEVRLRHGYVIKCDEVVKDAAGNVVELKCSIDHDTLGKNPEGRKVKGVIHWVSAEHAAEIKVRLYGRLFTVERPDAVRGEDGEYLPFTDFLNPESIKEITAYAEPAAKNLPAESRWQFERLGYFVTDRKDHRPEQPVFNRTVTLKDSWQPK